The segment GCCGAGGCGGCCCGACTCGCTTCCGGGCGACGGGTGTTCCTGGCCGCCGTGCACGGCGGCCCGTCCCCCGAGCGGGCCTCGGGCACGGTCTACCGGCTGTTCCCCGGCCGCGACGGCCACGGGCCGGACTTCCTGCAGGTCACCGCCGGGGACCTGGTCGCCGAACTGGGCTGAACGGCGCGTACCGGAGCCCGGATCCGGGGCCGCGGCGGGGCGCGGCGGGAGGGACGGCCGGAACCCGGCTCCCCGCGGAATCGGAACTGTCGGTGAGGGCCCGTATCCTCTATGACCATGCTCGACGACCGTACGACCGCAGACACGACGTGGCCGACCGCGTACCCCCAGGGGTACGCGGTCGTCGACGTGGAGACGACCGGGCTCGCTCGCGACGACCGGATAGTGTCCGCGGCCGTCTACCGGCTCGACGCACGGGGCAACGTCGAGGACCACTGGTACAGCCTGGTCAACCCGCGCCGGGACCCGGGCCCCGTCTGGATCCACGGTCTGACGAGCGACATGCTCGCTGACGCGCCCCTCTTCGAGGACATCGCCGGGGAGTTCGCCGAGCGGCTCGCGGACCGGGTCCTCGTCGCGCACAACGCCATCTTCGACTGGCAGATGATCGCCCGGGAGTACGCGCGGGCCTCGTCGGCCGCGCCGGTCCGCCAGCGGCTGTGCACCATCGCCCTGTCCAAGGAGCTGGACCTCCCGCTGCCCAACCACAAGCTGGAGTCCCTCGCCGCGCACTACGGGGTGGTCCAGCAGCGCGCCCACCACGCCCTCGACGACGCCCGCGTCCTGGCGGAGGCCTTCCGTCCGTCGCTGCACGCGGCCGCGCGGGACGGCGTACGCCTGCCCCTGCTGGAGTGCCGCCCGCTGACGGAGTGGTCGGACTCCCCCGCCACGCCGCGGGTCGGCTACCAGGCCTCGTACGGGGGCAGCTGGCGGGCCTCGCGGAAGCTGCCGCCCTCCCCGTACCCGAACCCGGGGCGGTTCGAGGACGGCAAGCCGCTGAAGCAGGGCATGCGGGTCGCCTTCTCCGGTGACACCTCGGTGGACCGGGAGCTGCTGGAGGACCGGGCGGTGGAGGCCGGGCTGCATGTCGCGACGAGCGTGTCGCGGCTCACCAGCCTGCTCGTCACCAACGACCCCGACTCGGCGACCTCCAAGACGGTCAAGGCCAAGTCCTTCGGCACCCCGGTGGTGGACGAGGCGGCCTTCACGCAGCTGCTGCGCGACGTGGCGCCCGCCGAGGAGAAGTAGCGTCGGGATTGCTCCGGGCGGGTGCAGGCGCGGCGACTCACCCCGGCGGATCTTGTTCCGGCCCTCCGGCCCGCGAACCATGCGGCGCATGGCACGTTGTGAGGTCTGCGGAAACGACTACGGGATGTCCTTCGAGGTGCACGCGCAGGGCGCGGTGCACGTCTTCGACTGCTTCTCCTGCGCCATCCACCGCATGGCGCCCATCTGCGAGCACTGCCGGGTCCAGATCATCGGGCAGGGCGTGGAGGTCGAGGGACAGTGGTTCTGCGGCGGGCACTGCGCCCGGGCGGAGGGGAAGGTGGGCATCGTCGACCGCGTCTGACCCGTCCGCTTCCTCCCCCTCTACCCCGGAAGGCCACCCGGCCTCCGGGGTCCTTTCCCTTGCGGGTACCGTCATGGGCGTGTACCGCTTCTTGCTGACCCGGCAGTGGGTGTGCCTCACCCTCATCGCCCTCGTCCTCATCCCCGTGATGATCAAGCTGGGGTTCTGGCAGTTCCACCGCCATGAGCACCGGGTCGCCCAGAACGAGCTGATCGCGAAGAACCTGTCGGCGAAGCCGGTGCCGGTGACCGAGGTCACCTCGCCCGGCCACACCGTCCCGCGCTCCGACTACTGGCGTGCCGTCACGGCCACCGGTACGTACGACTCCGCGCACGAGGTCGTCGTGCGGATGCGCACCTCGAACGACGACAAGGTCGGCTTCCAGGTGGTGACCCCGCTCGTGCTGGGCGACGGGCGGGTGGTGCTGGTGAACCGGGGCTGGGTGCCCGGCGGCGACGACCCGACCGCCTACCCGCCCGTGCCGGCCGCGCCCTCGGGCGAGGTGACGGTCAATGGACGGCTCAAGGCCGACGAGACCAGCGGCGACAGCGGGATCAAGGACCGCAAGGGCCTGCCGGAACGTCAGGTGATGCTGGTCAACAGCGAGCAGCAGGCCGCCTACCTGGGCAAGCCGGTCCTCGGCGGCTACCTGGAACTCACCTCCCCGCTGCCGCGGAGCGGCGGCCCCGAGGCGGTGGCGGAGCCCGACCACGATTCCATCGGCCCGCACATGGCCTATGCCGTGCAGTGGTGGCTGTTCGCGGCGGCCGTGCCGGTGGGGTGGCTGGTCCTGGTACGCCGGGAGCGGCGCGACCGCGAGGCGGCCGGGGCTGCGGAGGCCATGTCGCCGGAGCCCGCTTCGGCGTAGGTTGGGCGGCATGGATCTTGGACTGAAGGACCGTGTCTACATCGTCACCGGCGCCACCCGTGGCCTCGGCTTCGCTTCCGCGCGGGAACTGGCCGCCGACGGCGCGAAGGTACTGCTGACCGGACGGGACGAGAAGCGGGCGGCCGCCGCGGCCGCCGAACTGGGGCCGGACGCGGTGGGCCTGGCTGCCGACAACGCCGACGCGGGGGCCGCGGAGCGGCTGGTGGCGGAGGCCAAGGAGCGGTTCGGGCGGCTCGACGGCATCCTCATCAGCGTCGGCGGACCGGCGCCGGGCGGCGCGCTGGACAACACCGACGAGCAGTGGGCGGCAGCGTTCGAGTCGGTGTTCCTCGGCGCGGTGCGGCTGGCCCGGGCCGCGGCCGCGGAGCTGGGTGAGGGCGGGGTCATCGGCTTCGTCCTGTCGGGCTCGGTGCACGAGCCGATCCCCGGCCTGACCATCTCGAACGGCCTGCGGCCGGGGCTGGCGGGCTTCGCGAAGTCCCTGTCGGTGGAGCTGGGGCCGCGCGGGATCCGCGTGATCGGGCTGCTGCCGGCACGGATCGACACGGACCGGGTGCGGGAGCTGGACGCGCTCTCCGGGGACGCGTCGGCCGCGCGGGCGGGGCACGAGGCCCGGATCCCGCTGCGGCGGTACGGGACGCCGGAGGAGTTCGGGCGGACGGCGGCGTTCTTCCTCTCGCCGGCGGCGTCTTACCTCACGGGTGTGATGCTCCCGGTCGACGGCGGCTCCCGCCACGGCTTCTGACCCCGCCAGGGCTGCGGGTGCCGCTGCGCGGAGCCGTCTCCCCGCCCCACCCTTCCTCCGTTCCCACCTCGGTCGCCGGTGCGGCCACGGACACGGCGCTACCGCCCCCACGCTGGGGGTACCTCCCAGCGGTAGCCGGGGGGAGGAAGGGCGGGTAGGGGACCTCAACCCGCGCAGCGGCAACGGGCCGCGGGCGACGGCCGGGCCCAGCCAGGAGCAGCGGCCGCGCCCGGCGCCCCGACGGACGGAGTCCGGCGCAGCGCCGCGAAGCCGGGGAGGCCGCTCGCGGCCGAGCCGCGCGAGCGGCGCGTCAGGAAGGAAGGCTAGTCGGAGAGGCCCGCGAGGTCGCGCAGGCGGCGCGCCTGGGCGGCGCGTTCGGCGACCCGCTGGTCGTCGTAGGCACGGGACCCGGCCCCCCGCAGCAGCGCCTTCGTCTCGATGACGGCGTCGCGCGGCGGCGCCAGCAGCGCGGTGGTGAGGTCCTGGACGGCCGCGTCCAGTTCGTCGGCCGGGACGACCAGGTTCGCCAGCCCCACCCGCTCGGCCTCCTCCGCATGCACGAAGCGGCCCGTCGCGCAGATCTCGAGCGCGCGGGCGTAGCCGACCAGGGCGGTCAGCGGCTGGGTGCCGGCCAGGTCGGGGACGAGACCCAGGCTGGTCTCGCGCATGGCGAACTGCACGTCGTCCGCGACGACCCGCAGGTCGCACGCGAGTGCGAGCTGGAAGCCGGCGCCGATGGCGTGTCCCTGCACGGCGGCGATGGAGACGATGTCATTGCGCCGCCACCAGGTGAAAGCCTCCTGGTACTCGGCGATCGTGGCGTCGAGCAGTTCGTCGGAACCGCGCGCCAGATCGAGGAAGGACGGCTCGCCCTCGAAGCCCTCGGGGGTGAACGCCTGCCGGTCGAGCCCTGCGGAGAAGGACTTGCCCTCGCCGCGCAGCACGACGACCCGGACCGTGCCGGGCAGCGACCGTCCGGCCTCCGCCAACGCCCGCCAGAGCGCGGGGGACTGAGCGTTTCGCTTGGCCGGGTTGGTCAGCGTCACCGTGGCGACCGTGTCGTCGATGGTGAGCCGTACGCCATCCTTGTCGAGCAGAGCCATCTGGTGCCTCCGGTGTGCAGTCGTGGCCGGACGTCCGACCTAAGTGACTGCACAGTAACCACCCAGCCGACCGCGAGGCCGACCGGGGGTCACCGAAAGAACCATGCGTGGAACGGAAACGGAGCTGCAGGACGGTCGTGGGCACCGGCCCCGGCCAGGAGGCCAGGGTCAGGCCGCGGCCGCCTTCTTGCCACGCGTCGCGCCACCGCGACCACGCAGCGTGACTCCGGACTCGCTGAGCATCCGGTGGACGAATCCGTAGGACCGGCCGGTCTCTTCGGCCAGCGCCCGGATACTCGCACCGGAGTCGTACTTCTTCTTCAGGTCTGCCGCGAGCTTGTCGCGCGCGGCGCCGGTCACCCGGCTGCCCTTCTTCAGAGTCTCGGCCACCCGTGCCTCCTCATGGGAAGTGCGCTCTGTGCTTCTCATGATCACCCCTCCCCGGCTTCCTGGCCACCCATTCAGCAAGGTCGGTCCGGCGGCATTTCCCGGTCCGTGGACATCCGAGCAGAACGGAATCTCCTCTTCCGCTGCATGACCTCGGTCACATTCCTCCGTCACCGAGGGGAATCGCCAGGTCAGGGGCCGGACGCCGAAAACGGCCGGCCCCGGCCGCACATCCGCGAGGATGCGGCCGGGGCCGTTGTACAGAGCGCGAGGGTACGAGACCGTCTCACTCAGATGATGGATCACGTCTGCGCCGAATGATCCATACGGGACTGGATCAACCCGGCGGGAGGGGATCAGGCGAGGGCGACCAGGTCCCGGTAGTCCGGGCCCCACAGGTCCTCGACCCCGTCGGGGAGCAGGATGATCCGCTCCGGCTCCAGGGCCTCCACGGCGCCCTCGTCGTGGGTGACGAGGATGACCGCGCCCTTGTACGTGCGCAGCGCACCGAGGATCTCCTCGCGGCTGGCCGGGTCGAGGTTGTTGGTGGGCTCGTCGAGGAGCAGCACGTTCGCCGAGGAGACGACGAGGGTGGCCAGGGCCAGACGGGTCTTCTCGCCGCCGGAGAGCACGCCCGCGGGCTTGTCCACGTCGTCGCCGGAGAAGAGGAAGGAGCCGAGCGTCTTGCGCACGTCGACCAGGTCGAGGTCGGGGGCGGAGGAGCGCATGTTCTCCAGGACCGTGCGGTCCGGGTCCAGCGTCTCGTGCTCCTGGGCGTAGTAGCCGAGCTTGAGGCCGTGGCCCGGGGTCACCTGGCCGGTGTCGGGCTGCTCGGCGCCCGCGAGCAGGCGCAGCAGGGTGGTCTTGCCGGCGCCGTTGAGGCCGAGGATGACCACGCGGGAGCCCTTGTCGATGGCCAGGTCGACGTCGGTGAAGATCTCCAGGGAGCCGTAGGACTTCGACAGGCCCTCGGCGGTCAGCGGGGTCTTGCCGCAGGGCGCGGGGTCCGGGAAGCGGAGCTTGGCGACCTTGTCGGAGACGCGGACCGCCTCCAGGCCGGAGAGCAGGCGCTCGGCGCGCTTGGCCATGTTCTGGGCGGCGACGGTCTTGGTCGCCTTGGCGCGCATCTTGTCGGCCTGCGAGTTCAGGGCCGCGGCCTTCTTCTCGGCGTTCTGGCGCTCGCGCTTGCGGCGCTTCTCATCGGCCTCGCGCTGCTGCTGGTAGAGCTTCCAGCCCATGTTGTAGATGTCGATGACCGAGCGGTTGGCGTCGAGGTAGAAGACCTTGTTGACCACGGTCTCGACCAGGTCGACGTCGTGGGAGATCACGACGAAGCCGCCGCGGTAGTTCTTCAGGTAGTCGCGCAGCCAGATGATCGAGTCGGCGTCGAGGTGGTTCGTGGGCTCGTCGAGGAGCAGGGTGTCGGCGTCCGAGAAGAGGATCCGGGCGAGCTCGACGCGGCGGCGCTGACCGCCGGAGAGGGTGTGCAGCGGCTGGCCGAGGACGCGGTCGGGGAGGCTGAGGGCGGCCGAGATGGTCGCGGCCTCGGACTCGGCGGCGTACCCGCCCTTGGTGAGGAACTCGGTCTCCTGGCGCTCGTACTGGCGCAGGGCCTTCTCGCGGGTGGCGCCGGAGCCGGTGGCGATGCGCTCCTCGTTCATCCGCATCTTCTTGATCAGGACGTCGAGGCCGCGGGCGGAAAGGATCCGGTCGCGGGCGAGGACGTCGAGGTCACCGGTGCGGGGGTCCTGCGGGAGGTAGCCGACCTCGCCCGAACGGGTGATGCTGCCGGCGGCGGGCTGGCCCTCGCCGGCGAGGCACTTGGTGAGGGTGGTCTTGCCCGCTCCGTTGCGGCCGACGAGGCCGATGCGGTCGCCCTTGGCGATGCGGAAGGAAGCGGACTCGATGAGGACGCGGGCGCCGGCGCGCAGCTCGATGCCGGTGGCGGTGATCACGGAAATACTCCAGGGCGGTATGGACGGCGGAAGCGGGGGGCGGGACGCGCGTTCTTCGACGCCGCTAATCCGCGAGGAGATTTGCCATGAAGCCATTCTAACGGGGGTGCGCAACCACTTTTCGGGGCCCGGCCCTCACCCGTTCGGCTCAGGGGCCACGCCGGGCGGACGGGGCACGTATCAGGATGAAGGGATTGGCCACGCTTGGAGGGCGGTGCGGCATGCAGTTCGACGACGACGCCGATCTGGACACGTCCGAGGTCAAGGACCTCCGCGGCAGCCGCATCCCGGGCGGGCGGGCCACGATCGGCGGTGGGGTCGTCGGGCTGATCGCGCTGGTCCTGGGCCTGCTCTTCGGGGTGGGGCCGGACCAGCTGGGGCTGTCGGACGGGAGTCCGCAGCCGGTCTCGACGTCCTCCTCGGCCGCGCAGGTGCAGCAGAGCTGCAAGAAGGGCCGGGACGCGAACACCCGCGAGGACTGCCGGCTCGTGGCCGTGGTGAACAGCACACAGGACTTCTGGAGGCAGGAGTTCCAGCGGCGCGGCGGGAAGTACGCCCCGGCCTCGACGGTCTTCTTCACCGGCCAGGTGAACACCGCCTGCGGGGCGGCCAGCAAGGCGGTCGGTCCCTTCTACTGCCCGGCCGACCGGCAGGTCTACCTGGACCTGGGCTTCTTCGAGGACCTGCGGACCAAGTTCGGGGCGACCGGCGGCCCCTTCGCCCAGGCGTACGTGATCGCCCACGAGTACGGGCACCACATCCAGAACCTGACGGGGACGCTGGCGCGGGCCCAGAACGGGCAGACGGGCGCGAACAGCAACGCGGTGAAGGTGGAGCTCCAGGCCGACTGCTACGCCGGGGTGTGGGCGCACAACGCGACGCGGACTCCGGACGAGTCCAACGGGCGGCCGCTGATCAAGAACCTCACGGACGAGGACATCCGGGACGGGCTGAACGCGGCGGCGGCGGTGGGCGACGACCGGATCCAGGAGAAGTTCCAGGGCCGGGTCACGCCGGAGTCCTGGACGCACGGCT is part of the Streptomyces katrae genome and harbors:
- a CDS encoding DEDDh family exonuclease, producing MTMLDDRTTADTTWPTAYPQGYAVVDVETTGLARDDRIVSAAVYRLDARGNVEDHWYSLVNPRRDPGPVWIHGLTSDMLADAPLFEDIAGEFAERLADRVLVAHNAIFDWQMIAREYARASSAAPVRQRLCTIALSKELDLPLPNHKLESLAAHYGVVQQRAHHALDDARVLAEAFRPSLHAAARDGVRLPLLECRPLTEWSDSPATPRVGYQASYGGSWRASRKLPPSPYPNPGRFEDGKPLKQGMRVAFSGDTSVDRELLEDRAVEAGLHVATSVSRLTSLLVTNDPDSATSKTVKAKSFGTPVVDEAAFTQLLRDVAPAEEK
- a CDS encoding SURF1 family protein, which encodes MYRFLLTRQWVCLTLIALVLIPVMIKLGFWQFHRHEHRVAQNELIAKNLSAKPVPVTEVTSPGHTVPRSDYWRAVTATGTYDSAHEVVVRMRTSNDDKVGFQVVTPLVLGDGRVVLVNRGWVPGGDDPTAYPPVPAAPSGEVTVNGRLKADETSGDSGIKDRKGLPERQVMLVNSEQQAAYLGKPVLGGYLELTSPLPRSGGPEAVAEPDHDSIGPHMAYAVQWWLFAAAVPVGWLVLVRRERRDREAAGAAEAMSPEPASA
- a CDS encoding SDR family oxidoreductase translates to MDLGLKDRVYIVTGATRGLGFASARELAADGAKVLLTGRDEKRAAAAAAELGPDAVGLAADNADAGAAERLVAEAKERFGRLDGILISVGGPAPGGALDNTDEQWAAAFESVFLGAVRLARAAAAELGEGGVIGFVLSGSVHEPIPGLTISNGLRPGLAGFAKSLSVELGPRGIRVIGLLPARIDTDRVRELDALSGDASAARAGHEARIPLRRYGTPEEFGRTAAFFLSPAASYLTGVMLPVDGGSRHGF
- a CDS encoding enoyl-CoA hydratase/isomerase family protein, with translation MALLDKDGVRLTIDDTVATVTLTNPAKRNAQSPALWRALAEAGRSLPGTVRVVVLRGEGKSFSAGLDRQAFTPEGFEGEPSFLDLARGSDELLDATIAEYQEAFTWWRRNDIVSIAAVQGHAIGAGFQLALACDLRVVADDVQFAMRETSLGLVPDLAGTQPLTALVGYARALEICATGRFVHAEEAERVGLANLVVPADELDAAVQDLTTALLAPPRDAVIETKALLRGAGSRAYDDQRVAERAAQARRLRDLAGLSD
- a CDS encoding helix-turn-helix domain-containing protein, with product MAETLKKGSRVTGAARDKLAADLKKKYDSGASIRALAEETGRSYGFVHRMLSESGVTLRGRGGATRGKKAAAA
- a CDS encoding ABC-F family ATP-binding cassette domain-containing protein produces the protein MITATGIELRAGARVLIESASFRIAKGDRIGLVGRNGAGKTTLTKCLAGEGQPAAGSITRSGEVGYLPQDPRTGDLDVLARDRILSARGLDVLIKKMRMNEERIATGSGATREKALRQYERQETEFLTKGGYAAESEAATISAALSLPDRVLGQPLHTLSGGQRRRVELARILFSDADTLLLDEPTNHLDADSIIWLRDYLKNYRGGFVVISHDVDLVETVVNKVFYLDANRSVIDIYNMGWKLYQQQREADEKRRKRERQNAEKKAAALNSQADKMRAKATKTVAAQNMAKRAERLLSGLEAVRVSDKVAKLRFPDPAPCGKTPLTAEGLSKSYGSLEIFTDVDLAIDKGSRVVILGLNGAGKTTLLRLLAGAEQPDTGQVTPGHGLKLGYYAQEHETLDPDRTVLENMRSSAPDLDLVDVRKTLGSFLFSGDDVDKPAGVLSGGEKTRLALATLVVSSANVLLLDEPTNNLDPASREEILGALRTYKGAVILVTHDEGAVEALEPERIILLPDGVEDLWGPDYRDLVALA
- a CDS encoding neutral zinc metallopeptidase, with amino-acid sequence MQFDDDADLDTSEVKDLRGSRIPGGRATIGGGVVGLIALVLGLLFGVGPDQLGLSDGSPQPVSTSSSAAQVQQSCKKGRDANTREDCRLVAVVNSTQDFWRQEFQRRGGKYAPASTVFFTGQVNTACGAASKAVGPFYCPADRQVYLDLGFFEDLRTKFGATGGPFAQAYVIAHEYGHHIQNLTGTLARAQNGQTGANSNAVKVELQADCYAGVWAHNATRTPDESNGRPLIKNLTDEDIRDGLNAAAAVGDDRIQEKFQGRVTPESWTHGSAEQRQQWFYQGYRTGDMAQCNTFR